Genomic window (Sediminispirochaeta smaragdinae DSM 11293):
GTGCCACGGAATCGTCCCACCGAATTCGGGAGAAAAACAGAGACGACAACCTGCCATGGTTGCAAGGCGCTGATCAGACGTGAGGCCGACCGCAAGACAAAGGGTATCCGCCTGAAGGCTCTTTTCGGTGCCGGGAATTTCGCTGCAAGAGGCATCGACAGCCGCAATAACGACCTCCTCCACATGGGTGCTCCCCCTGGCTTCTTTGACCGTGTGACCGGTACATATGGGTACTCCCGCCCTAAGGATTTTTGACCCGTGGACCTGATAGCCGCCAATCTCCTCCTTTGCCTCGACCAGAGCGATAACATCTGCCCCTGCCTGAAGAAGTTGATAGGCAACGATAAGTCCAACGTTACCGGAGCCCATCATCACCACCCGTTTGCCGGGAAGCACACGGTGAATATTACAAAAGGTTTGTGCCGCCCCTGCGGTGATGACTCCGGGCAAGGTCCACCCGGGAAAGGAGGCCCCCCGCTCTCCCCCACCGGTTGCAAGAACCACGGCCCGGGGCTTTATGGTCACAACCTTTTGGCCGTCTGTCAGCAGAGAAACTCTGCGATCGGGGAAAATTCCCAGGACCTTGGTGGAGAGGAGCACGGAGACACCTGCATCCCGGGCATCGATGAGAAGCCGGTTTCCAATCTCAAAGCCTCGGGAGCCTGCATAGTGAGCATGTGAGCCAAAAAACTTATGGATCTGCTTGAAAAGCTGGCCACCCGGCCTGTTGTGTTCATCAACCAAAAGGACACGAGCGCCCCGCCGCCCCGCTTCAATTGCGGCCCCTAAGCCGGCAGGTCCCCCACCCACAACCAGAAGGTCGGCATCCTCACGTACCTTAGAGATTAGCAACGCCGACCCCCTCTTGGGTCTCCACAACCATTCCTTCCGCCACAGGGGTGACACAGGTACGAACATTGGGGACACCGTTGACGATCATCGAACAGTCGGTGCACTGACCGATTCCGCAAAAGATGGAACGGGGAGATCCTTTTTTGGTGTGTCGAAAGACGCTTATTCCCGCAGCCAGCAGGGCTGCGGCAATAGGTTCCCCTTCCAGGGCCTTGATTCTTTTACCGTCGACGATAATGGTAACCATGGCTTTCTCTTCCATCTCACCGAGGATGGGATGATGAACGATACGCTTCATTCCGCTTCGCTTCCAAACTCAGCCCCTGAGCTGAGATAATTCAAGCCGATATCACAAAGTAGGCGCGAAATATGGGGTAAAACCGAATCGTCCAGGATAAATCGACCGGTATGCAGCTGGCCAGGACTCTCCTTCCGATCATCCCCCACACCAAAGGTAAAATAGCAGGAGGGAACCTCACTGCTGAAATAGCCGAAATCCTCGGAAACGTAGGCACGGTCGAGATTTGTTTCCACCCAGCGAAAAAAGCCATGGTTTCGTGCCGTCTGTCGTACCAATTCCGAAATTCCAGGGGCATTCACCGCCGAAGGATAACCGAAACGGTAGGAGATGGAATAGTCACCACCGAAAAGGTTGACCAGGGAGTCAAGAATCGTTTTCATCTCCTCCTTGATTCTCAGGCCGTCATCCCGAAAAGAGCGAACAGTACCGGTCACCTTGACCTCCTGGGGAATAATGTTGTGAGCCTTACCTCCCGATATGGAACCGACGGAGATAACAGGCCACTGACCGGGAGTATACTTTCTGCTTACCATGGACTGAAGGAGGACAACGAAATGACATGCCATCAGCACCGTATCGGCGCACTGTTCCGGTCGGGCGCCGTGCCCGCCGGGGCCCTTAATGATGAGCTCGAAAAGGTCGCTTCCCGCGGTAACGGCTCCCTCGGGAACAATCACCATACCGACGGGAAAGTTAGGGCTATTGTGCAGTCCCACCATCACATCGATCCGGGGCTCCTTCAGGACCCCTTCCTCAATCATAAATCGGGCACCGCCTGGAGGGCGCTCCTCTGCAGGCTGAAAAATAAAGACGATATTACCCTCTTCAGGAACCCCTCCGGTCAGAAACTCCTTCATATAGAGAAACGATCCCGCCACAGAGGCAACGTGACTATCGTGACCACAGGCATGCATCACCCCCGGAACCTGCGATTTGTAAGGCAGATCGTTCTCTTCATCCACAGGAAGGGCATCCATATCGGCTCGAAACCCGATGGTCCTCCCCGGACGTTTTCCCCGGAGAACAGCCTTAAGACCGGTTCCTCCGATACCGGTAGAGACCTCGGCTCCGGATTCCCTCATAAAGGCGGCAATGGTTTTCGCCGTTTCGAATTCCTTACCGGAGAGTTCCGGCTGCCGGTGGAGCGTTCTTCTCAGTTCGATAATACGTTGTCCAATCTCGTTTTTATCCATACACACTCTCCATCATAAAACATCTGCTCAAAATCCAGCCGCCAGGGAGCCCTTTCCGCGAACCGAACCGAATTTCGCTTCGAAAAGTTTCAAAGCACGATCAAGAATTCTCTCCTCGTCAATGTTGGTAAAAACACCGTTTCGCAGAACCGCCTTACCGCCGATGAAGACACTTTCGACATTAGAAGGAGTGCCACAGTAGACGAGATTCTGGACGGGATCGTGCACAGGAGAGGACCAGAGTTTCTTCATATCGAGAAGGACAAAATCCGCATTCTTACCGGGATCAAGAGTACCACTGTTCAGTCCAAGAGCAGAAGCTCCGTTTTCCGTGGCCATGCGAAACAGATCATCCGCGCTAACAGCCTTTGGATCCAGACAAAAGGCCTTTTGCAATCCTGCACCGCAGCGCATCTCCTCAAACATATCTAGCAGGTCGTTGGAAGCGGCACCATCGGTGGCAAGAGCCGGTAGAAGTCCTTTTCCGATCATTCGGGAAACAGGGGCAACACCGCTGCCCAGCTTCATATTACTTTTGGGATTATAAACCGGGACAACACCCTTTCGGACCGCAATATCGATCTCCTCTTCGGTCAGATGCACGCAGTGGACCGCCATCACCGGCCGACGAAGGAAGCCTATCGTATCAAGATAGGCAAGGGGCGTGAGTCCATGCTCGGTAAGCGACTGCTCGACCTCCCACCTGGTCTCGGAAACATGGATCTGTACGCCGAGATCAAAGGCCTCGGCCTGTTCCATCTGCCAGAGTAGAAAATCCTCGGTACAGGTGAAGGGAGTCGAAGGGGCAATAAAGACCTTTATCATCTCATTGCCGTTCTTTTTCTCGTTCCAGGTCTCGATATAACGAAGGATCTCCCGCTTACGCTCTTCAAGATCCTGGTCCAGCTCCTTGGGTACCCAGCGGTTGACCGCTGTCACTGCGCCCACCGCCCTCATTCCTATATCCCGATAGGCCCGAAAAACCGAATCGAGGGTCAAATCCATGTTCACGAAAGCGGTGATGCCGCTTCGAATCATCTCCATACAGCCGATAAGGGTCCAAAAATAGCCCCCTTCGACATCGCCCTTCTCCCAGTCCAAGGCATGGACAAGATGTGCAAAGGGAAAGGTGACCGCCTCGCTCCAGGACTTTAGAGCCAACGTATCGCTTCGTCCCCGGAGAAAACACTGATACAGGTGCGTATGGCTGTTTACAAAGCCGGGAATCACCGTTTTTCCCCGGCCGTCAAGCACTTCGGTTCCATCAGGGACTCCATCTGCAAGATGCTTGCCTATGGCGACAATGGTACCGCCGGAGATATGCATGTCCACATCATGTTCTACCCGGTCGGCGCTGCGAATAAGGGTGCCAATAGAGGAAATGATAAGATCAGCCATTGTGATCCTCCCCTGCCAAACGTCCCAAAAGATTTGCCGCGGTGTTGCCCAAAAAATCCGCCGTTTCCCCGGCAGTGAGGGAAGTGGTTTCGACCATCTTCCGAAAACGGCCGATTTTCAGAAGGGGATAGTCCGAACCGTAGATAAGCTTCGACAAAAGCCCCATCTGCTTGAGAGCATCGAAGATTGTCGCATCGTAAAGGAAGGGCAGCGCCGCGGTATCGTAATAGACATTACTGAGCTGCTTTCGCAACTCCGGCATGGCTTCGAAAAAGCAGAGGCCTCCCCCCATATGGGCAAAGATGATGGTAGTGTCCGGAAAATTGGTGGCGAGGCACTCCGCTTCATGTATGGAATCCGGTGTTTTTCCGGGATAGTAATGCCCTACCAATTCGTTTACATGGACCAACAAGGGCCAGTTATTCTCCGCACAGAAGCCGCAGAGCTCCTCCATGACCTCTTTGTCGGTAATATCGAGCTCCTGCCCCATGGGCATGATCTCGCCCACCCCTGTAAGGCCAGAGGCCTTACACCGTTCAAGCTCCTTCCTGACCCCATCGGCACCGGGATTTACCGTTGCAAAACCGACAAGCCGATCGGGAAATCGGGAAAGGGCCTCAATGGTATAGTCGTTTGCACGACGACAGTTATCCTGATCACGAAACCCAAAACCAAAGACGATCGACCGGTCAACTCCATCTTTGTCCATATCGCAGATCAACTCTTCGGCGGTAACGTTTTTATTTTTCTGACTACCGGAAAGCAGATCGAAATAGGGCTCCTTGGCCCGATAGCCTTCCATATTGGAGATGATATGCGGCGATGTTATATGGACATGCGCATCAATAACCATGATCTGCTCCTTAAAAAAGGCCTCCCCCCGAACGGCCCCAAGCCGAAGGGGAGGCAGGTCTCACATAGATTACTCTTCCTCCTGCTCTTCCAGATCGGATCCGATAAAGACACCGATCTTTGGAAGCCCGATAAGAAGAGGAACGCCGATGATGGTGGCACCAAGAGAAAAAATAGCCCGTTCCCAGGGAGAGACAAAAGCCAATCCGATCCACATCGCCGAAGGCCACTGGTACAAGGTGATCCCTGCAAAATTGGCAAGCCCCGCGGCACCGACAAAGCCGGCATAGGCAGAGACAAAGACACCAATGCCGCGAAGAACGGGCTTTTTCGAAAAAGCTTCCTCTTTTCTCCAGATCAATGCCCCAAGGGCAGTGGCCACAAGGCCGAGGCTATAGAAAACCAACGGGAAAAGCGCCGCTCCCCTGCCGATCTTGGTAGAAAACCAAAGGATATAGCCGACAGCGATAATGCCGATGGCGACGTACCACTTCCTGCGAGTGATACAACCTGCCACGAAGGCGTTGCACGTTCCGATCAAAAAGGTCGCAATCCCCAGCCAGGCGATATGCGGCGCGATGATCTGTCCCAGAAACCCTCCAATGGCGGCACAAATTGCACCCCCGACAGGTCCGAAGAAGACGCCGGAAAGGGGAATCAACGCCGCGCTGACGCTGAAGGTCCCTCCCGATCCGATGATCGGAATTGCCGGCAGCAGGTTCCCAGCCGCGATAAGTGCGGCCCAAATGGCGAGAACCGAAGGATGTACGCCGCCGAGCAGCTTG
Coding sequences:
- a CDS encoding M20 metallopeptidase family protein — translated: MDKNEIGQRIIELRRTLHRQPELSGKEFETAKTIAAFMRESGAEVSTGIGGTGLKAVLRGKRPGRTIGFRADMDALPVDEENDLPYKSQVPGVMHACGHDSHVASVAGSFLYMKEFLTGGVPEEGNIVFIFQPAEERPPGGARFMIEEGVLKEPRIDVMVGLHNSPNFPVGMVIVPEGAVTAGSDLFELIIKGPGGHGARPEQCADTVLMACHFVVLLQSMVSRKYTPGQWPVISVGSISGGKAHNIIPQEVKVTGTVRSFRDDGLRIKEEMKTILDSLVNLFGGDYSISYRFGYPSAVNAPGISELVRQTARNHGFFRWVETNLDRAYVSEDFGYFSSEVPSCYFTFGVGDDRKESPGQLHTGRFILDDSVLPHISRLLCDIGLNYLSSGAEFGSEAE
- a CDS encoding ECF transporter S component; translation: MNNEEREDLTKKQGYKLLGGVHPSVLAIWAALIAAGNLLPAIPIIGSGGTFSVSAALIPLSGVFFGPVGGAICAAIGGFLGQIIAPHIAWLGIATFLIGTCNAFVAGCITRRKWYVAIGIIAVGYILWFSTKIGRGAALFPLVFYSLGLVATALGALIWRKEEAFSKKPVLRGIGVFVSAYAGFVGAAGLANFAGITLYQWPSAMWIGLAFVSPWERAIFSLGATIIGVPLLIGLPKIGVFIGSDLEEQEEE
- a CDS encoding FAD-dependent oxidoreductase → MLISKVREDADLLVVGGGPAGLGAAIEAGRRGARVLLVDEHNRPGGQLFKQIHKFFGSHAHYAGSRGFEIGNRLLIDARDAGVSVLLSTKVLGIFPDRRVSLLTDGQKVVTIKPRAVVLATGGGERGASFPGWTLPGVITAGAAQTFCNIHRVLPGKRVVMMGSGNVGLIVAYQLLQAGADVIALVEAKEEIGGYQVHGSKILRAGVPICTGHTVKEARGSTHVEEVVIAAVDASCSEIPGTEKSLQADTLCLAVGLTSDQRLATMAGCRLCFSPEFGGTIPWHDKNLETSIPGIFVAGDCAGIEEANTALDEGRIAGIGAACALRTISEAEREAATAEIWDRLNDLRSGSFGTRRRMGKERIMRSGHGQEISCSDCEASGTVTDNTDTVPTESCPDSFLIGDDHPPVGKGKKPVAVFYCDQDIPCNPCISACPVGAITMTPSLTGIPRLDSDLCTGCGRCLSVCPGQAIVLFREEYGQSQSTLTFVYEYLPLPQKGERVRAVDRFGAVLCNAEVIRVSQTQQQNRSPLVTIAYDRLYADRVRFIERKREEL
- a CDS encoding amidohydrolase family protein gives rise to the protein MADLIISSIGTLIRSADRVEHDVDMHISGGTIVAIGKHLADGVPDGTEVLDGRGKTVIPGFVNSHTHLYQCFLRGRSDTLALKSWSEAVTFPFAHLVHALDWEKGDVEGGYFWTLIGCMEMIRSGITAFVNMDLTLDSVFRAYRDIGMRAVGAVTAVNRWVPKELDQDLEERKREILRYIETWNEKKNGNEMIKVFIAPSTPFTCTEDFLLWQMEQAEAFDLGVQIHVSETRWEVEQSLTEHGLTPLAYLDTIGFLRRPVMAVHCVHLTEEEIDIAVRKGVVPVYNPKSNMKLGSGVAPVSRMIGKGLLPALATDGAASNDLLDMFEEMRCGAGLQKAFCLDPKAVSADDLFRMATENGASALGLNSGTLDPGKNADFVLLDMKKLWSSPVHDPVQNLVYCGTPSNVESVFIGGKAVLRNGVFTNIDEERILDRALKLFEAKFGSVRGKGSLAAGF
- a CDS encoding amidohydrolase family protein, with the protein product MVIDAHVHITSPHIISNMEGYRAKEPYFDLLSGSQKNKNVTAEELICDMDKDGVDRSIVFGFGFRDQDNCRRANDYTIEALSRFPDRLVGFATVNPGADGVRKELERCKASGLTGVGEIMPMGQELDITDKEVMEELCGFCAENNWPLLVHVNELVGHYYPGKTPDSIHEAECLATNFPDTTIIFAHMGGGLCFFEAMPELRKQLSNVYYDTAALPFLYDATIFDALKQMGLLSKLIYGSDYPLLKIGRFRKMVETTSLTAGETADFLGNTAANLLGRLAGEDHNG
- a CDS encoding (2Fe-2S)-binding protein, which gives rise to MKRIVHHPILGEMEEKAMVTIIVDGKRIKALEGEPIAAALLAAGISVFRHTKKGSPRSIFCGIGQCTDCSMIVNGVPNVRTCVTPVAEGMVVETQEGVGVANL